The following proteins are encoded in a genomic region of Streptomyces sp. NBC_01723:
- a CDS encoding DUF317 domain-containing protein: protein MTVAPAGPGFSTTVEALRPREWQLGPGQPTLVMDQFSAEDFHLIVDDRADVHVSSKDGRFYLGWFPHGRPGTDDEGWKIAVTGTAQVRGYHLSFDTETPADIVAATVARVLETSRRL from the coding sequence GTGACCGTAGCCCCTGCGGGCCCCGGTTTCTCCACCACCGTCGAAGCCCTGCGGCCGCGGGAGTGGCAGCTCGGCCCCGGTCAGCCGACTCTGGTCATGGACCAGTTCTCCGCCGAGGACTTCCACCTGATCGTCGATGACCGCGCGGACGTGCACGTCAGCTCCAAGGACGGCCGGTTCTACCTCGGCTGGTTCCCTCACGGCCGACCCGGCACGGACGATGAGGGGTGGAAGATCGCTGTCACCGGCACCGCCCAGGTCCGCGGCTACCACCTGTCGTTCGACACCGAGACACCGGCCGACATCGTCGCCGCCACCGTGGCGAGGGTGCTGGAGACCTCACGCCGCCTCTGA
- a CDS encoding IS5 family transposase (programmed frameshift), translating into MRRHELTDAEWELLAPLIPRAATGRPRVSDRQVINGMVYKIRTGISWRDLPERYGPWKTVYTRFRRYALDGVFARALQQVQAEADAAGDIDWLVQIDSTIVRAHQHAAATGRKGEPPAGRTGDHALGRSRGGLTTKIHLACDGRGRPLAILLTPGQRHDSICARPLLERIHVPRTGVGRPRCRPDQVIADKAYSSRGFRAYLRKRGIAHTIPEKTDQRRHRHNRGRHGGRPPAFDRHLYRRRNVVERCFNRLKGFRGIATRYEKTATSYEAAVNLASFLLWARSV; encoded by the exons ATACGCCGCCATGAACTCACGGATGCGGAATGGGAGTTACTTGCTCCACTGATACCGCGGGCCGCCACGGGACGTCCGCGTGTGTCGGACCGCCAGGTCATCAACGGGATGGTCTACAAGATCCGCACCGGTATCTCCTGGCGTGACCTGCCGGAACGCTACGGGCCGTGGAAGACGGTCTACACCCGGTTCCGCCGCTACGCCCTGGACGGCGTGTTCGCCCGAGCGCTTCAGCAGGTCCAAGCCGAAGCGGACGCGGCCGGCGACATCGACTGGTTGGTCCAGATCGACTCCACCATCGTCCGTGCCCACCAGCACGCTGCTGCCACCGGCCGAAAAGGGGAACCACCGGCAGGACGAACCGGA GATCACGCCCTCGGCCGATCCCGAGGCGGACTGACCACCAAAATTCACCTCGCTTGCGACGGCCGCGGCCGGCCCCTCGCCATCCTGCTGACACCCGGCCAACGGCACGACAGCATCTGCGCACGCCCGCTCCTCGAACGCATCCACGTCCCGCGAACCGGCGTCGGACGACCACGCTGCAGGCCCGACCAGGTCATCGCGGACAAGGCCTACAGCTCCCGCGGCTTCCGCGCCTACCTGCGCAAACGCGGCATCGCACACACCATCCCGGAGAAGACCGACCAGCGACGGCACCGTCACAACCGCGGACGTCACGGCGGCCGACCACCGGCATTCGACCGGCATCTCTACCGTCGCCGCAACGTCGTTGAGCGCTGCTTCAACCGTCTCAAGGGCTTCCGCGGCATCGCCACTCGATACGAGAAGACCGCCACTTCCTACGAAGCAGCGGTCAATCTCGCCTCATTCCTACTCTGGGCAAGATCCGTTTGA
- a CDS encoding site-specific integrase: MSETTSRTRRRALPAPDVLNTRFVEGAGVVQPEPAPPNPPQPFGDLAAASVEELFEAADMVGDGDASSVRSKRRQSVSAITQYLSAFPGGTWQERWTASELDDAEDPIPFSQVRRRWVETGSIVQGVTLMTTFRAIHPSLRALRANMLPNFAEVFLTGQGTADIDAALRAIESSPYSGLSRRRARHDLAAALVTQKIAMSDLTPSALLHYAWEWRRICTTIGNGEVSFGARVLWEILCETGHFPPTTPNTLRRALNGNPHDLAALISRYELRNKAVERLLVDYMRIRVADGLDFSSASALARTLARNFWQTIESVNPDQNDLRLSPETYRAWLERISVKADGQPRIDTDNIQLAVRAFYLDLSAWATAEPERWGMWAAPNPIPPSATRGYAVRQRRRQEGIADRIRVLQPLLPRLVQHIDDELAAARRLLAATQKAQPGELFTCEKIAYRRMWTKYDSDRARWDGTAPVRAQRLSDATVTNAELTEDTAFWTWAVIHTLRLTGVRIEELLELSHLSIRQYQRPNGEVIGLLVIAPSKTDRERVIPMSAELFHVIAEIIRRLTRTGRPIRLVRRWDQAEKQLSEPLPFLFQRHSNTASGCISENVVTRMLRGACQSLAPADHRFSTAKFTAHDFRRLFATDLVNNGVPIHIGAALLGHLSLQTTRGYVAVFDEDVTRHYQQFLDNRRHLRPQAEYRPATTDEWSAFEDHFDTRKVELGTCGRPYGSPCQHEHACIRCPVLRINPDMIPRLKVIEQDLVDRRARAEHEGWKGEIEGIDLTLSLLRQKHAEALRLSGHPRTVHLGMPSAAP, translated from the coding sequence TTGTCGGAGACCACCAGCCGCACCCGCCGCCGGGCACTGCCTGCGCCGGATGTGCTGAACACCCGGTTCGTGGAGGGGGCCGGTGTGGTGCAGCCGGAGCCGGCCCCGCCGAACCCTCCGCAGCCGTTCGGGGACCTTGCGGCGGCTTCAGTGGAGGAGCTGTTCGAGGCGGCGGACATGGTCGGGGACGGTGACGCGTCGTCGGTCCGGTCCAAGCGGCGGCAGTCGGTCAGCGCGATCACGCAGTATCTGTCGGCGTTCCCTGGCGGAACCTGGCAGGAGCGGTGGACCGCGTCGGAGCTGGACGACGCTGAGGATCCAATCCCATTCAGCCAGGTGCGCCGGCGCTGGGTGGAGACCGGGTCGATCGTGCAGGGCGTGACCTTGATGACGACGTTCCGCGCCATCCATCCGTCGCTGAGGGCCCTGCGCGCGAACATGCTGCCGAACTTCGCCGAAGTCTTCCTGACCGGGCAGGGCACCGCAGACATCGACGCGGCCCTCAGGGCCATCGAGTCATCTCCCTATTCAGGGCTGTCCCGACGACGCGCCCGCCACGACCTGGCTGCGGCGTTGGTTACCCAGAAGATCGCGATGAGCGACCTGACGCCATCGGCGCTGCTGCACTACGCCTGGGAATGGCGGCGTATCTGCACCACCATCGGCAACGGCGAAGTCTCCTTCGGAGCCCGGGTGCTGTGGGAGATTCTGTGCGAGACCGGCCACTTCCCGCCGACCACGCCCAACACCCTGCGCCGGGCCCTGAACGGAAATCCGCACGATCTGGCCGCACTGATCAGCAGATACGAGCTGCGGAACAAGGCTGTTGAGCGACTGCTGGTGGACTACATGCGCATCCGGGTCGCCGATGGTCTGGACTTCTCCAGTGCTTCGGCCCTCGCTCGCACGCTGGCGCGCAACTTCTGGCAGACGATCGAGTCTGTCAACCCGGACCAAAATGATCTTCGGCTCTCCCCAGAGACCTACAGAGCCTGGCTGGAGCGCATTTCGGTCAAGGCCGACGGACAGCCGCGGATCGACACCGACAACATCCAACTCGCCGTGCGGGCCTTCTACCTGGACTTGTCTGCCTGGGCCACGGCCGAACCGGAACGGTGGGGCATGTGGGCCGCACCGAACCCCATTCCGCCCAGCGCCACCCGCGGCTACGCCGTCCGGCAGCGCCGCCGGCAGGAAGGTATCGCCGACCGCATCCGCGTCCTGCAGCCGCTGTTGCCCCGTCTGGTGCAGCACATCGACGATGAACTGGCTGCCGCCCGTCGGCTACTGGCCGCCACTCAGAAGGCACAGCCCGGCGAGCTCTTCACCTGCGAGAAAATCGCCTACCGCAGGATGTGGACCAAGTACGACAGCGACCGGGCCCGCTGGGACGGCACCGCACCGGTGCGCGCACAGCGCCTGTCCGACGCGACGGTCACCAACGCCGAACTCACCGAGGACACCGCATTCTGGACCTGGGCCGTCATCCATACCCTGCGGCTGACCGGCGTCCGCATCGAGGAGCTACTGGAACTGAGCCATCTGAGCATCCGGCAGTACCAGCGCCCCAACGGCGAGGTCATCGGACTGCTGGTGATCGCCCCGTCCAAGACCGATCGCGAGCGGGTCATCCCCATGTCCGCCGAACTGTTCCACGTGATCGCCGAGATCATCCGTCGGCTCACCCGCACCGGCAGGCCGATCCGGCTCGTACGGCGGTGGGACCAGGCGGAGAAGCAGCTGAGTGAACCGCTGCCGTTCCTGTTCCAGCGCCACAGCAACACCGCCAGCGGCTGCATCTCCGAGAACGTGGTCACACGCATGCTCCGCGGCGCCTGCCAGTCCCTCGCCCCTGCCGACCATCGCTTCAGCACCGCGAAATTCACCGCACACGACTTCCGACGCCTCTTTGCGACCGACCTCGTCAACAACGGTGTCCCCATCCACATCGGCGCCGCCCTCCTGGGCCACCTGAGCCTGCAGACCACCCGCGGTTACGTCGCCGTCTTCGACGAAGACGTAACCCGCCACTACCAGCAGTTCCTCGACAACCGCCGACACTTGCGGCCCCAGGCCGAGTACCGGCCCGCCACGACCGACGAGTGGTCCGCATTCGAGGACCACTTCGACACCCGCAAGGTCGAACTCGGAACCTGCGGTCGCCCCTACGGAAGCCCCTGCCAGCACGAGCACGCCTGCATCCGCTGTCCCGTCCTGCGGATCAACCCTGACATGATCCCCAGGCTGAAAGTGATCGAGCAGGACCTGGTTGACCGCCGGGCCCGTGCCGAACACGAAGGCTGGAAAGGCGAAATCGAAGGCATCGACCTGACTCTCTCCCTCCTGCGGCAAAAACATGCCGAGGCCCTGCGGCTGTCCGGTCACCCGCGCACTGTCCACCTGGGGATGCCCTCCGCCGCTCCCTGA
- a CDS encoding tyrosine-type recombinase/integrase: MRTGREDIPFLVVDAQGNALPEVEVWVRDLMRGDARPKTCRSYCYALLTWYRVLWTLGRPWDRATENDTAVMVGWLRVARNPQRRRCRVGAAPAGSVNVRTGKRALPEGYSASTINLTLAAMRGFYEFHAHFGEGPAVNPVPESHRQRLLNRHHAPDAPWQVSRRSRLRQKTVEQSPRSIPDMQWDEMFASLRCDRDRALLACYVSSGARATELLRVLGADVDWAGQRLWVISKGSTARRAVPISPEAVRWLARYIAARGPLDLQEVVWRTRRGESRPLSYSAMRRVVQRANEVLSTNWTLHDMRHTAAIRMANDQALSLTDVQTILGHRDIRTTTRYTVPRVEEMFDRLQTFYTRPRNEPRLPAGYDPQDMEVVFGG, encoded by the coding sequence GTGAGGACCGGCCGCGAGGACATTCCGTTCCTCGTGGTGGATGCCCAAGGCAACGCCCTTCCCGAGGTGGAGGTTTGGGTACGCGACCTGATGCGAGGGGACGCCCGCCCGAAGACCTGTCGTTCTTACTGCTATGCCCTGCTGACTTGGTACCGGGTGTTGTGGACGCTGGGGCGTCCTTGGGATCGGGCCACTGAGAATGACACGGCTGTGATGGTCGGTTGGCTTCGTGTTGCGCGCAACCCGCAGCGGCGTCGATGTCGGGTGGGTGCGGCTCCGGCGGGGTCGGTGAATGTACGGACGGGGAAGCGTGCTCTGCCCGAGGGATACAGCGCTTCGACGATCAACCTGACGCTGGCGGCGATGCGGGGCTTCTACGAGTTCCACGCCCATTTCGGGGAGGGGCCTGCGGTCAACCCTGTGCCGGAGTCGCACCGTCAGCGTTTGCTCAACCGTCATCACGCGCCGGATGCCCCCTGGCAGGTGAGCCGTCGTAGTCGGCTGCGGCAGAAGACGGTGGAGCAGTCTCCTCGGTCCATCCCGGACATGCAGTGGGACGAGATGTTCGCCAGCCTGCGGTGCGACCGGGATCGTGCTCTGCTGGCCTGCTACGTCAGTTCGGGAGCGCGTGCCACAGAGTTGCTGAGAGTGCTCGGTGCGGATGTCGACTGGGCTGGGCAGCGCCTGTGGGTGATCTCCAAGGGGAGCACCGCTCGGCGGGCGGTGCCCATCTCGCCTGAGGCCGTGCGATGGCTGGCCCGGTACATCGCGGCCCGCGGGCCGCTCGATCTGCAGGAGGTGGTGTGGCGGACCCGGCGCGGTGAGTCACGGCCGCTGTCCTACTCGGCTATGCGGCGGGTGGTGCAGCGGGCGAACGAGGTGCTGAGCACGAACTGGACGCTGCACGACATGCGGCACACCGCGGCGATCCGGATGGCCAATGACCAGGCCCTCAGTCTGACCGACGTGCAGACGATCCTCGGTCACCGCGATATCCGGACCACCACCCGCTACACCGTGCCTCGGGTAGAGGAGATGTTCGACCGCCTGCAGACGTTCTATACCCGGCCGAGGAACGAGCCGAGGCTGCCAGCCGGATACGACCCGCAGGACATGGAGGTCGTCTTCGGTGGCTAG
- a CDS encoding GNAT family N-acetyltransferase, translating into MAAADIKDESFHPIATFVDGRCVGASATISFEVTVPGGGTGRMAGVTATGVIATHRRRGYLRQMMQAMFDAALQRGEPLAMLSASEGGIYGRFGFSPATYRTRWELARHEAALLPAEPDPGSLELVDAAQAKKAWPPVHADVRAHRVGELSPLPGRWDGLSDEADGTNGPLRFLAHRDQHGDVDGIANFRLPWSPTADRAGTLVVEALEATNAVAYRALWGLLIDFDLTKSIVAAGRPRDEPLRWMLTNPRAMRVTRQTDNLWARLLDVPRALTQRSYLTPGELRFTIDDDQMCRANNRTWHLRADGPVATCVPTDEAADLTIRLSALSSLYFGGISAHHLAYAGHITPHTDGAIGQLARMFWADPEPHNSFGF; encoded by the coding sequence TTGGCGGCAGCCGACATCAAGGACGAGTCCTTCCACCCGATCGCGACATTCGTCGACGGCAGGTGTGTCGGTGCATCGGCGACTATCTCCTTCGAGGTGACGGTCCCCGGAGGGGGAACGGGGAGGATGGCTGGCGTCACTGCTACCGGAGTGATCGCGACGCATCGCCGGCGTGGTTACCTGCGCCAGATGATGCAGGCCATGTTCGACGCGGCCCTGCAGCGAGGCGAGCCGTTGGCGATGCTCAGCGCGAGCGAGGGCGGCATCTATGGACGGTTCGGGTTCTCGCCGGCGACCTACCGCACCCGGTGGGAGCTGGCCCGTCACGAAGCGGCCCTCCTTCCGGCGGAGCCGGACCCTGGGTCGCTGGAGCTGGTCGACGCCGCGCAGGCGAAGAAGGCCTGGCCCCCGGTGCATGCGGACGTGCGTGCACACCGGGTCGGGGAGCTGAGTCCTCTCCCCGGGCGCTGGGACGGGCTGTCCGACGAAGCGGACGGCACGAACGGACCGCTGCGCTTTCTCGCCCACCGCGACCAGCACGGCGATGTGGACGGCATCGCCAACTTCCGACTGCCGTGGTCTCCGACTGCGGATCGTGCGGGAACGCTCGTGGTGGAAGCCCTGGAGGCGACGAATGCTGTGGCCTACCGCGCGTTGTGGGGACTGTTGATCGACTTCGACCTCACCAAGAGCATCGTGGCGGCCGGTCGTCCGCGCGACGAACCCCTGCGGTGGATGCTCACGAACCCGCGGGCGATGCGCGTCACTCGCCAGACGGACAACCTCTGGGCGCGCCTTCTCGATGTCCCCCGAGCCCTGACGCAACGCTCGTATCTCACGCCCGGCGAGCTGAGGTTCACCATCGACGACGACCAGATGTGCCGGGCGAACAACAGGACGTGGCATCTGAGAGCAGATGGCCCCGTGGCGACGTGTGTTCCGACCGACGAGGCGGCGGACCTGACTATCAGGCTCTCAGCGCTCAGCTCGCTCTACTTCGGTGGCATATCGGCGCACCACCTGGCGTATGCGGGCCATATCACTCCGCACACCGACGGCGCGATCGGACAGCTTGCTCGAATGTTCTGGGCCGACCCCGAACCGCACAACTCCTTCGGCTTCTGA
- a CDS encoding MobC family plasmid mobilization relaxosome protein has protein sequence MTNAPKNGTTPEPDPGSNSVSGRASYPLGYSALSGVSKGSPAPGGTGLVRRRGTPDEEAATGGGSQPGGAQDIREQPRTRRRKYQRRQRPHVRNTRFSDDELILVTAGAKAAGLTLAGFLARAALSAARDLERTASAVADEREVIAEFFAARRHLGYIGNNLNQIARAVNAGAHPGELDVVIAATDRAIQRVHHATDQLLHQDQDSSAP, from the coding sequence ATGACGAACGCACCCAAGAACGGCACCACCCCGGAACCTGATCCCGGCTCCAACTCGGTCTCGGGGCGAGCAAGTTATCCCCTTGGATACTCCGCCTTGAGCGGAGTATCCAAGGGTTCCCCCGCCCCTGGGGGGACGGGGCTCGTCCGGCGCCGGGGGACGCCAGACGAGGAGGCTGCGACCGGGGGCGGATCGCAGCCAGGAGGGGCACAGGACATACGAGAGCAGCCGCGTACGCGCCGGCGCAAGTACCAGCGTCGCCAGCGTCCGCATGTCCGCAACACCCGCTTCAGTGATGACGAACTCATCCTCGTGACCGCCGGCGCGAAGGCTGCCGGCCTCACCCTCGCCGGATTCCTCGCGCGTGCTGCTCTCTCTGCCGCCCGTGACCTTGAACGGACCGCAAGTGCCGTCGCGGACGAGCGTGAGGTAATCGCCGAATTCTTCGCCGCCCGCCGCCACCTCGGCTACATCGGCAACAACTTGAACCAGATCGCCCGAGCAGTCAACGCCGGAGCACACCCGGGCGAACTCGACGTGGTCATCGCGGCCACCGACCGCGCGATCCAGCGTGTCCATCACGCCACCGACCAGCTCCTCCACCAGGACCAGGACTCATCAGCTCCATGA
- a CDS encoding DUF317 domain-containing protein, with amino-acid sequence MEAPLYPDLPPDPSAPRGGQPAFWVGPRHLAGDDGRLYDVVAEALAGLGWTSLTIVRGRQEPDEEPEDRQVLRSTVLHISPDALRWAQWGLADEPFHLGGLPIAWQISARAEASSPLAQWSAYFTRDVPGEAVVDFLVALDASDQPASPLAGPDLVLDAVAAHGWFRDIDQPRAAATDPTFTSHISLGEVPPLIQDADPRALSAEDDETGPAGWQAWAEPVLGAPLLWVASFAASVPHDLVAAFAASLSSTAPVLRRVLPEATQERLLRAPAI; translated from the coding sequence TTGGAGGCGCCCCTGTACCCCGACCTTCCGCCCGACCCGTCCGCCCCGCGCGGCGGCCAGCCCGCTTTCTGGGTCGGCCCCCGGCACTTGGCCGGTGACGATGGACGCCTCTACGACGTCGTCGCCGAGGCGCTCGCCGGCCTGGGCTGGACGAGCCTGACGATCGTCCGCGGACGGCAGGAGCCGGACGAGGAACCGGAGGACCGTCAGGTCCTGCGCAGCACCGTCCTGCACATCAGCCCCGACGCCTTGCGCTGGGCCCAGTGGGGCCTGGCGGACGAACCGTTCCACCTGGGTGGGCTGCCGATCGCCTGGCAGATCTCCGCCCGAGCCGAGGCGAGCAGCCCGCTCGCGCAGTGGTCGGCCTACTTCACCCGTGACGTCCCCGGCGAGGCGGTGGTCGACTTCCTCGTCGCGCTCGACGCAAGCGACCAGCCTGCCTCGCCGCTCGCCGGACCCGATCTGGTCCTTGACGCTGTCGCCGCCCACGGCTGGTTCCGCGACATCGACCAACCCCGGGCGGCGGCGACGGACCCGACGTTCACCTCGCACATCAGCCTCGGCGAGGTACCACCCCTCATCCAGGACGCCGACCCGCGGGCCCTGTCCGCCGAGGACGACGAGACGGGACCGGCCGGATGGCAGGCGTGGGCCGAGCCCGTGCTCGGCGCCCCGCTTCTGTGGGTGGCCTCGTTCGCCGCCAGCGTCCCGCACGATCTCGTCGCCGCCTTCGCCGCCTCCCTCAGCTCGACCGCACCGGTCCTGCGGCGGGTCCTGCCCGAGGCAACCCAGGAGCGCCTCCTGCGCGCGCCGGCCATCTAA
- a CDS encoding relaxase/mobilization nuclease domain-containing protein — protein sequence MIPRIQKRGQRTIGLLYYLYGPGKFEEHTDPHLVASWDHNAPDPGRDTTATLKQLQQLLDQPVENIDPSQRPKKHVWHLSVRNGSEDRILSDAEWGDVARRMVAAAGIDNPEEGAGCRWAAVRHADDHIHIVATLVREDGYKPDLDNDANRVQAQARALEAELGLRRLNKGDGTAAKRPTSAERHKAKRQGRERTAREELRETVRRAVSGARSDEEFFDRLAAAGLLIRKRAAPSGDLLGYKVALPDDLNKDGEPVFYPGARLAPDLSLPRIRERWSGDAQDVPAARREEAIRTGPGSPASARRGTASAVWQAVLVVEHGEDGVAAAHIAAVGEVLDALAKTSAAHTRRELRDAATAFERASRSHVRAVRGHDHALRQAARDLDQGGPALGRSEDGATTAMAIDMLFFLITATAHWHARKGHAQQAEAAARAAEHLSAAYRAASAQPLGVLYQRGRRLSRPMLQRQTVLLREALPELAEQILAEPGWYALAATIAEAEAAGHDPAALLSDVAARRELGTADSVSDVLVWRMRRTADLPADASQLPETSTAGNRSVTRGMAARPSAPGRRRSGEETSRQAR from the coding sequence ATGATCCCCAGGATCCAGAAGCGCGGACAGCGCACCATCGGCCTCCTCTACTACCTCTACGGACCAGGCAAGTTCGAGGAGCACACCGACCCCCACCTCGTCGCCTCCTGGGACCACAACGCCCCCGACCCCGGCCGCGACACCACCGCGACCCTCAAGCAGCTCCAGCAGCTCCTGGACCAGCCCGTCGAGAACATCGACCCCTCCCAGCGCCCGAAGAAGCACGTGTGGCATCTGTCCGTGCGCAACGGCAGCGAGGACCGGATCCTCTCGGACGCAGAATGGGGCGACGTGGCCCGCCGGATGGTCGCCGCGGCAGGGATCGACAACCCCGAGGAAGGAGCGGGCTGCCGGTGGGCTGCCGTGCGTCACGCCGACGACCACATCCACATCGTCGCCACTCTGGTCCGCGAAGACGGATACAAACCCGACCTCGACAACGACGCCAACCGTGTGCAGGCCCAGGCCCGGGCGCTCGAAGCGGAACTGGGCCTGCGGCGCCTCAACAAGGGAGACGGCACCGCAGCGAAGCGGCCCACCAGCGCCGAACGCCACAAGGCGAAGCGGCAGGGCCGCGAGCGCACCGCCCGCGAGGAACTGCGCGAAACCGTACGACGCGCGGTGAGCGGAGCGCGGAGCGACGAGGAGTTCTTCGACCGGCTCGCCGCCGCCGGCCTCCTGATCCGCAAGCGCGCCGCTCCCTCCGGTGACCTGCTCGGATACAAGGTCGCCCTGCCCGACGACCTGAACAAGGACGGCGAGCCGGTGTTCTACCCCGGCGCACGCCTGGCTCCCGACCTGTCCTTGCCTCGCATCCGCGAGCGGTGGTCCGGTGATGCGCAGGATGTCCCTGCGGCCCGGCGAGAGGAAGCAATTCGTACGGGGCCGGGCAGTCCGGCCTCCGCGCGCCGCGGAACGGCATCGGCCGTGTGGCAGGCCGTGCTCGTCGTCGAACACGGCGAGGACGGGGTCGCCGCCGCCCACATCGCCGCGGTCGGCGAGGTCCTGGACGCCCTCGCGAAGACGTCCGCCGCCCACACACGCCGCGAACTGCGCGACGCTGCAACGGCTTTCGAACGGGCCTCGCGCTCTCACGTCCGCGCCGTACGCGGGCACGATCACGCCCTGCGACAGGCCGCCCGCGACCTCGACCAGGGCGGTCCGGCCCTTGGCCGGAGTGAGGACGGAGCCACCACGGCAATGGCGATCGACATGCTGTTCTTCCTGATCACCGCCACCGCGCACTGGCACGCCAGGAAGGGCCACGCCCAGCAGGCAGAAGCCGCCGCCCGAGCAGCCGAGCACCTGAGCGCCGCCTACCGGGCCGCCTCTGCCCAGCCGCTCGGTGTGCTCTACCAGCGTGGTCGGCGTCTGAGCCGACCGATGCTCCAGCGTCAGACCGTGCTGCTGCGCGAGGCGCTGCCGGAGCTGGCCGAGCAGATCCTTGCCGAACCCGGCTGGTACGCCCTGGCTGCAACCATTGCGGAAGCCGAAGCCGCCGGCCACGACCCGGCCGCTCTCCTGTCCGACGTTGCCGCTCGGCGCGAACTGGGCACCGCGGACTCCGTCAGCGACGTGCTCGTGTGGCGGATGCGACGGACAGCCGATCTGCCCGCCGATGCCTCCCAGCTTCCCGAGACCAGCACCGCAGGGAACCGGTCCGTGACGCGCGGGATGGCCGCCAGACCCTCCGCGCCCGGCAGGCGGCGCAGCGGAGAGGAGACATCGCGTCAGGCGCGGTGA
- a CDS encoding ATP-dependent DNA ligase, whose translation MDLAVAGMALPPGVVLDGEAVVVVDGRVSFEAAQARAASSPARSRELAARHPALLIVWDVLSLPTGDVRGRPYEERRALMLDMVAGLPEGSPIQAVSATEDVEVARVWYETLTGSGVEGVVAKSGRSPYRAGRSSSWCVDCTISAK comes from the coding sequence ATGGATCTTGCCGTGGCGGGGATGGCCCTGCCGCCTGGTGTCGTCTTGGACGGCGAGGCCGTCGTCGTGGTTGACGGGCGGGTGTCGTTCGAGGCCGCTCAGGCTCGGGCGGCTTCCTCGCCTGCCCGGTCGCGGGAGCTGGCGGCGCGGCACCCTGCGCTGCTCATCGTGTGGGACGTCTTGTCGTTACCCACCGGGGACGTGAGGGGGCGTCCGTATGAGGAGCGGCGCGCCTTGATGCTGGACATGGTGGCCGGGCTGCCGGAGGGGTCGCCAATTCAGGCAGTGTCGGCGACGGAAGACGTGGAGGTCGCCCGGGTCTGGTACGAGACGCTGACCGGCTCCGGTGTGGAGGGGGTGGTGGCGAAATCGGGGCGGTCGCCGTACCGGGCGGGTCGGTCGTCGTCGTGGTGTGTTGACTGCACCATCTCAGCGAAGTGA